From Chloroflexota bacterium, one genomic window encodes:
- a CDS encoding cobalamin B12-binding domain-containing protein yields the protein MTGERKIRVLIAKPGLDGHDRGAKVVARALCDAGMEVIYTGLRQTPEMIVEAAIQEDVDVIGLSILSGAHMVLIPRLMELLKARGAEDIPVIVGGIIPDGDGPVLREMGIKDIFGPGTPMPEIVAFLRDNIRQIGPARP from the coding sequence ATGACTGGAGAGAGGAAAATAAGAGTACTGATAGCCAAGCCAGGCCTAGACGGCCACGATCGTGGGGCAAAGGTGGTGGCACGGGCCCTGTGCGATGCTGGCATGGAGGTCATTTACACTGGCCTGAGGCAAACGCCAGAGATGATCGTTGAGGCGGCCATCCAGGAGGATGTCGACGTCATTGGGTTGAGCATCCTCTCAGGGGCCCATATGGTGCTCATTCCCCGCCTAATGGAGCTGCTTAAGGCACGGGGGGCGGAGGATATCCCGGTCATTGTGGGGGGCATCATCCCTGATGGGGATGGGCCAGTTCTGAGGGAGATGGGAATTAAGGACATCTTTGGGCCTGGAACGCCTATGCCAGAGATCGTCGCTTTCCTGAGAGACAACATCCGCCAGATAGGGCCCGCTAGGCCGTGA
- the meaB gene encoding methylmalonyl Co-A mutase-associated GTPase MeaB: protein MKEIVERLLQGDRRALSRLITMIENRTPGTREALRQLHPHTGRAHIIGITGAPGTGKSTLVNQLVRGFRQLGRSVGVIAVDPTSPFTGGALLGDRVRMTELSSDPGVFIRSMATRGHLGGLAEATAAAVRALDAFGCQLVIVETVGVGQDEVEIASTAHTVVVVTVPGLGDEIQVIKAGILEIADLFVVNKSDKENAARLVSELEMLQTLRPRDESWTPPILQTVATTGQGIGALIETIQQHKQYLEESGLLPQRLRQRAREELIEAIKEEFGRRLFQTSESHLEMLVEQIATGQLDPHTAAERILNRSTVRPIK from the coding sequence GTGAAAGAGATCGTGGAACGTCTCCTGCAAGGGGACCGGCGCGCCCTATCCAGGCTCATTACGATGATCGAGAACCGAACACCGGGGACCCGTGAGGCGCTACGCCAGCTTCACCCTCACACTGGCCGGGCTCATATCATCGGTATCACCGGCGCACCGGGGACAGGCAAGAGCACTCTGGTCAATCAGTTGGTGAGGGGGTTTCGTCAACTAGGCCGGAGCGTCGGGGTGATCGCGGTCGATCCGACCAGCCCCTTCACTGGTGGAGCCCTTCTGGGCGACCGCGTGCGCATGACGGAGCTCAGCTCCGACCCAGGCGTTTTCATCCGCAGCATGGCCACGCGTGGTCATCTCGGCGGCCTGGCCGAAGCGACGGCTGCTGCGGTCAGGGCCTTAGATGCCTTCGGCTGTCAACTCGTCATCGTAGAGACCGTTGGGGTAGGGCAAGATGAGGTGGAGATAGCCAGCACGGCACATACCGTCGTCGTGGTCACAGTACCCGGACTTGGCGATGAGATCCAGGTCATCAAGGCTGGCATCTTAGAGATCGCCGACCTCTTCGTGGTCAATAAGTCCGATAAGGAGAATGCAGCGCGGTTGGTCTCTGAGCTCGAGATGTTGCAGACCCTTCGGCCGAGAGATGAGTCCTGGACACCACCTATTCTGCAAACCGTAGCGACGACTGGTCAGGGGATTGGTGCCCTGATCGAGACCATCCAGCAGCACAAACAGTATCTGGAAGAGAGTGGCCTCTTACCGCAACGTCTCCGCCAGAGGGCCAGGGAGGAGCTGATCGAGGCCATCAAGGAGGAGTTTGGTCGGCGGCTTTTCCAGACGAGCGAGTCCCATCTAGAGATGCTCGTCGAGCAGATAGCCACGGGGCAACTCGATCCCCACACGGCGGCGGAGCGTATTTTAAACCGGTCTACGGTGAGGCCAATAAAGTGA